In Magallana gigas chromosome 1, xbMagGiga1.1, whole genome shotgun sequence, the sequence TGGTCTTCATTTCTTACATACAAAGTTTATTTTTCCTTTGCAAACGGTATCATTCCATCCGCTTCTTGTGATCCAGTACATGGCGCAGTGTTCGTTTCTGTTACCATTGTTAGGTTCCCCTCTCATCCAGTTCCTATAGCGAGGTCTGCGAGCATCAGACATGGTCACATATTGACCTTCTCTCTGAAGATCAGTCAGGCCAAGCCACACTCCAAATCCATAACCTGAAATAGTTATTCAGAATTTGATTTGTTGTGGTTCtatgaaaatttaatacaaaagacAAATGTTCTtgtaattctctctctctctctctctctctctctctctctctctctctcacacacacacacacacacacacacacacacacacacacacacacacacacacacacacacctctAACACGACACTGTAAATCAATCCAGTTTTCTTCCACTTTGCTTTGCAGCTCCAAAAGTCGAGCCCCATTGTTGTTACAGATCACCTGAAGGTTCGTTAAAAAGAACAGTTTAGCATTGTCTAAGTGACATTCTatgtcaaatgttttaaatagcCATATgctattgtaatatatattttgtagaatTGCACATTTACACTTATCAGATACCAAGCAAacattgattaaaataagattcataaaagaaacattaactagagacgagctcgttgcaaccaacgattaggttttccgtcgtagctgcgtcatacttgtgacgtattacaaaaaactgatagctgaccatagtacaatattagatgtgtaaacactgagaaacaaagtattatatttctgtgaccgcgtagattttacggcgatagagaattcgtctggatctgcatcggtcgtgtgcagtacgaaccgggtgagggaatgttggcgtaaagtgtataaggtaaaaggttggggcgcgctgtgggccgtaagctaaaacgaagggtaggttggccgtattcccgaaggtccaccagtatacagttccagagaaataaacaggcaattgatgcaggattccacattattggacgagactcaacgatggcaacattataacaatttaacagacagacatgttacaaacaagtcggatatggccatagagtcggacgtggccggggctggccgccgtattccagactgcgcattgacaattgtacataactatttataagaatcttaacaatgagtataaattgcaattgacaggtaatgatataagtaagctgagtgaaaggttctcagatataaaataattaaataaactcaatgagtctttgatgtccaagaaatgaaaatctgataattgcacaatgttgctttaagagattaacagtccttgagacatgacactctgtctcttttaaatcacatataaagtctgaaaagtgtaaatcactaaataaaaaaagtaactatgtaagaaataaactgtgagaaaaaattacgaaacagatgttgaattttacaagtaaagtaaaaaaaattataactgaacagtgcattttgcacgatgatactacatgtttataagcaaatgcagatcttaacacgttgtctctagtttgattcgccgcattttaaTCTCGGAGTGGGACTttggttatgcccggtacgaaggtaaaaagaccattggcaaacgttttacacgcatttttatcgaacgcaagcgccaatgaatctcttagtatatatgaggagatcctggaaattttacaaggggttttgaagaataattttgtatttcgaggagaagaacatgcgcggatcagaaattttttccggggtgggggttgaaaagtcaaacggttatttgagtttgccaagggatgtccgcggcatatttggtaagtttataatgtacacgtaattcaaagaaatttcgcctgggggggggggggggggctgaagtccttccccttctagatccgcgcacggagaagatcgatgccggtaattttactgtaattttaaccatttttatttaattattcatgttcataattacatgtatcagaaaaccaatattacctttcaaagcagttaaaacttaagatacgaaccatttagtctcggtggatattgcgtccgcgtacgaatataatggcaattttcaagaaattcggatggacgatctgtgtcctaggtcgtccatctgattctttttctgactaaaagctacagacctgcagttagagattgtcaaactcttactgattatgtcaatttgtttgtctcaaagaatcattttttaaatcaataaagttttaccttaaaaaaaagaaagaaatcgggcacaattttcaatgttagcattttacaatttcatggtctaataaattttcaagaaacaactcttcattgctttatccgaaatattgcatgacatttttttttacatcgcattctttaaattacaaaaggatattcaaaatgaacttggattaaccgctaacaaacaggcataaagagagactaagaaccaatttcttctctttttttttttacatcaaaagaaattcaaaaataaatcaaaatatattttttctttgtatgggttaatgaaaatgtagatcagcaaggggttctgcaagcacctacttaacagattgttacacgggtctaaaacgatgacaaatatcgaaaaggcaatattgtgtgtaagggatgaatgtgtagtttgttttttaagtttatttttgatacatgtaattatatttatctggaccggttatgtttgttagtttgttttgtttattaaagaggggaataaagaaatgagtaatttccaagcacgtagcatcgtttttgaaaaaggggggcggggggggggggcaaactcaaccaacaaatcttgacaagcaaaaaaagatttttttttttgaattttccaaaattttcaaaatttcactcataatttcatgattttcataccattttttttacatgctaccaaaatggggggggggggggcaactccatgataattcaattttttatgtaaattttttaaaaatagttgcttcgagaaaaagtggggagaggacatctttatgtcatataacatgtgaaactgatttcattccacccacaagcttgaaataatgaaataattttaatgaaaacaatataaatagacgtcataaatcccatatcaaacgacatattaccacttgattctgcgcgtctttttaatgaatttataaacagctaatgttagctgcaagtctgtagatcttgaatgaaaaatttcggatggtagtcaatttttccgggatacagaccgagcggtacgtatatgcagctaaggtaactaagaatgattccaattaaatactttgttgagtaatgcaagcttttaagaaagcaatacttatatttgtttaaaatataacacccaaatacttAGTCTTACATTTGCTAtgtgtagaacaagcagaaccagtatcagtctgaccggcctcaccatatacattgttggaatttaattgtcctagcattgcattgctctgcatgtacacaattgttaattatttttgattgctaaggctacagcgtatttgatgaacattgaacaacattttttccatgccacttttttccatggaagatagcgaatacaagtataaagcatttataaaatttatttaattacctctttagaattgtgtatggaataaataatttataagttgctgctgaaggttgtttggtattatcgtttgtagatgttttgcaagtaaaaaacctgaaacgcggggcaagtcataattaatatccctaataaccgtaacttaaaactagcggctttggattcaaatattatcgtatacgaatattaagttcactttttaaaatcatctccacgatgataattatattatatccatcgcaaattattattttttttttttgctttaaaggaattgttctatcgggagcaatcgcgttcgtttaaattgccagcgtacacttgtcatgtcagtaatacacattgtgctttatatgacggccgtgtatacgtattgtagaaaagttgagtttaattatcatgcattggaaccattttattaacacatctcccagtactgaaacaattcaaaatgtctctgttacagtaacacagtggggcgttaatcgtgtacgtccagctctacaagcacatgcactgtcgtctaggcgacggcctgaatacagctagcgactctcctatcgatcggttacctgagtctcgtaatgcatcgaaatatagacaggggcacagttatgaaacaaacaacaaaaataaggtcaaagaggtttatctatatgaaatgaaaatgtacatatgtataaaaacatttgggaattttatgtggaattatttttgcgcgctacatgtatcagttagtgcattacaagaagccctttcataacctcataaacgtacgcacccccacaaaaatggaccgaactgacaacaattgtttctgcaaatactgtctataaattacgaaaacattaaattgaatactatagaaggattcaaaattaatttctttacaactttgcttcaatataatgcaataatgcattagaaatgtttattcctttttaagttattgacaagaaactttagacgcctctaactccctaattataagggccagcccctttttcggtataccgaatgaaaggtctgggtaagaccaagaacttttaaaatacatgttataacaaattcttatcaggtagaaaactaacacggaaaatacgcgaatttttttgatttttctttcttacctttgtttcaacatctataccaccctttttatttgcatttaaataataaataaaatatatctcgcacaaattcaatgtattagcttccaaaacagcccatctttgagactctgccagtcatcgttaaaggtaaaccccctggacaaaagaagtagttaaattttactaaaaggggaataactcaaaaccggatagggattttcctaaactaaaatatgcaacgacaacatcacgcggcatgttgtcagtcctgaaaatttcaaaacaatcggtgaacaaacgagcgagatattaaggatcaaagttgccgtctagaagaaaaaaaaaataataagaaatttgaaaatttttcagaataatagtaaggttttccgctgagagcggaaaaccttaaaaACGGAGGAACAcattgatgaaaatgtgaatTATAAATTTCCTTGAAGTGCGATTGTGGTATTTACATACATTGTGGTATTTACATACATTGCATGgtgtatacagtaaaacacggttataacaaGGGCCAGGGACGggcgattttgcttcgttataatcgtaattcgttatatccgataAGTCTACAACATGTAACAtagtcacggggaatgaaaatcacttcgctgtaagcgtcaattcattataaacgTGTTCGCTTTCatcgtgttttactgtaattgtAAACTAGATAACAGATACACAGCTATATTTACATCTGCCATGTAGGATTCCCTCAACTTATGAAACTTATAGTCTTGCTCCAAATAAACAACCAGCCGAAACCTAAACGCCCTGTTTACTGATTTGtcaaaatctacagcggctgaaactcaCAGGTAACTTACATGAATGAAATTGACACGcttatttatcgattggtcgaaacctacagggatctaagaaaaaaatcacggATTTCACGAAATAATCATGTTGATGTCAGACTCGAAGTCTCACAGGGGACGATTTAgcgctgtttcttttagctaatgtaCTTAAGTACATTGACAGTAATTATGTgaatttaacttactttttataatcaatttgttcatcagtgaaaagaaaaatggaaatattttaacaataaaatgttttctttgatgatacATGCGCGTTATAAGGGaagtgatcattgcagaaaaacgcggattttgtattttttctgcaatgtcgccaccttcatataattTTCTTTCCCATTTGACATATAGCTAGCTACTATACACAAAACACTTTTGGGAACTTTTACATCTTCAGTCACAAACTTGTATCACACACTttgaataaactttttttcCTTCTCATTATTATACACACTTGATCccagttttaaaaatgatttttttttaaattaacttttaaaaaatcctatcaaTGTACCCTGGTTTTTGTTCAGGGACTGTACATTAAGCAAGGGAGAAAAATAcccaatttatatcaaaacacaGCATTATTCCCAATCCATTGGCTCCGGCCCCAGTAACAAAAACGAGCGTGGGAGGCCTGTCaaatcccgcatgaatcaccaaagaaagcattttattgtttaaataaacattctCTTACCATAGCGTCTTTAAATGTCGCTGTATAAGATGAGAATTTATAGCATTTCTTTCCAAATTGAACCCATCCTTTTCCGCAATTTGTCCCTGAtactttaaaatcataaaacattAAATCAGACACAGATATTTCAACCGAAGAAGCAGCGATATAAAAGAACATTTGATcccattttgttttaaaagtgtaAATGTTTACCCGCCGTAAAAGCCAGAGAGACTATGATTAAAAACCAAAGCTGACTTTTTCCACTTTCCATCCTGGATTTTAACgggttaaaaaaagaaactgaaGTGTAAATGTAAAAACTTATATATAGATATGTAGGTTATCTGTTACTAAGTATCAAGTGGTACATTAATGATAGCAAGttgttatttgaaatattatacggttatgaaaaatattgaatgtttgtAAATGTAGGAGTAAATTACAAAAGCCTAGCACACtacattattactagtctaattatatattctgtgtaaaaatgaaaataaataattatttacgtTGAGAAAACATAgcattttttgtatataagagcatgtacggaTGATTTTTTAGGAACAGTTGGAGGTCGCTATGATACAGGATTTCAGATCCTTTATTTAATTGGTTAATTTGGATATAGAGTCTCGAATTTCGAATTTTGAATTTAGTATTTCGAATTTCGttttttgaatctcgaatctggGCTTTCGTAGTAAATGCATATGTTGAAacaacaaattgttttaaaagtaattcATATATGGTAGAGTTTACttatcatttatatacatgtatttgttacgCTACGtacacaaaatatcaataatgttACTTTTGAGATTAATAATACTATAGTCTATTAAAGATATCTTGTAAATGCAGTACTTGACCTTTTATCTGGGATTTGCCAGTGATATAATCCATTTAAGTATCAATTAAATATGTTtagatttcacaaaaaaataacaacactcATTATACAATTTGGGTAAAAACTGATAAATGCAGAACTGTTAGAATCTAGTATCAAATTACACACACCtaattattacatgttgtatacaatgaaaataaattagatCGTGATCTTAGTTCATGTATATTGCCGtgtttatcttatttattcacTCAAATtcatgtgtatacatgtgtgACATAAGGAGCCGATAACAAAGGCGGTGATCTATTTCTAGATATTTCATAGCAAcatcagaaaaagaaaaaaattatatggcgTTGCTCGTTCTAGTTACTAGCAATAAAGCAGCTCAATATTGAAAATCTTGCATTCATGACAACAACTGCGTCGTTTGATGACAGTGTGCTTGCAACATTTTACGAACAATTTTATTGGAATTTGAGTACTAATAATTTCAATAGTGCGTGATGTTAAGAGgtaaaaatctgaaatataCTGCGTATTTGTTCGCCACACACGCACGGGTTAGCACGCGATATTTCATCTGCAGTGTTATTATTTTACATCTCGTCAATGAATAGTCCACAAAACCTGTTTTTATATATCATAGGTTCCTGGTATATCATCAACAGACAACATATTGCATAAGAGTTTCAAAAAACATGTTAACTAAGTAACTTTAAAGTGATTTAATGTTAATGCAACTTATCAATGTATTGTCAGACACCTTAAAGGAATCAAAGGAAACTTTATACAGTGTTTATTATGTATGCGAATATTAGCCTTGTTATTCACAGTTCCTATTTTGCAAAGCTAATTGtcgtttattttcatttatcttatatttaaaattgtcctttgttttcatttttttaattggtgGTGGGGGTATTTTCGTGTTTATTCCTGGCCCAAGCAACCTTTATGCTAAGATCTACCgctaatagataaaaaaaaaagtaatagatCATCAAcgttttacaaatttgattttgatttaaagtaTGTTCTAATGATTAAGAGTAAACTATTTATGAATTAATGTGACTTTAAAAGGTTTATCAAGAAATTTGGCTCAAAAGATACTATGTTTGCAGGAATTATTGACACGAAAGAATTGATGATGAGTTTTAAATGCGCATTACTTTTTCGAAGGTACCTCGATCTGCAATGGTGCTACAGACTCGATTAAAAATCAACTAAGGGCTTCAAAGTGACAAATTCTTTAATATACATAAAGAAAATTCTTTACCTAACTTCTGCGTTGCCACATTTTATATcctattgtaaatatttgtttctgTTCTTCACGTAACCTGGTTTATGTTTTGAgtgaaatataatatttctatcaagaatagatctgtgaaaaaaatgtcttcaatttcataaataatataatatgttaaaTCAAACTcgtagaaagaaatgattgcaTTAATATTGACTGATGAGATGCTATACTGGTTATTGTGAAGAAATTAGCAAGAATACGTGGTTTGGATTCATTGGCTGCGTTCAAATGCATTGGCTACATATTTATGGTCTCAGTTCTactaggaaacaaaaaaaagataataatttaTTAGATATTTCGATTCAagtatgcatgaaaaaaaaattggtacaaTGCAATTCAGCTATAAAGTGATCAGATATTTGTGTtttcaaatgtttgaaaaagaaatcttaAGTATATTATAAGCGCTTGATTTCATATTAAACAACACCAAAAAAGTCGTAATGGTTAAGTTTTAGACGGACTCTGTAGGCAGACAAATCGCCAGTGTTATTATAAATAGctcaaaaaactaaaaaaagtaAACGCTTCTGCTATACCAATAATTACAAAAAGAGCCATGTCttgtttcaaaattcaaactacTGTTGATTATTTCTACGAGACAGACATACTTTTGTTAATATccgcttaaaaaaaaaataaccaaaagcatgagagagagagagagagagagagattgtcagtctttactacacaatatgaataatgacatgtaaaaaaaaccgGTTTCCGGTGCTTTAGTTCTTTGATCGCTGTTTTGAAtttaagttattattttttgtattttgattgagctgtatttgtttgataaaacactttaaatatgTCAATACATATTAATCAGTATTTATCTGAAAATCTGAAAAGTAGTAGTGCTGAAGGATAGCAACAGTATAAAAATATCTGATGATAATGCAAAACCCTATTAAACATTTTCTGTTAGacgttttcttttatataataaCACTGATTAGTCATTTAGAAATGttctttatttcttacatacaaaatttattttttctttgcaaaCACCATCATTCCATCCGCTTCTTGTGATCCAGTACAAGGCGCAGTGTTCGTTTCCGTTACCATTGTTAGGTTCCCCTCTCATCCAGTTGCTATAGCTAGGTCTGCGAGCATCAGACATGGTCACATATTGACCTTCTCTCTGAAGATCAGTCAGGCCCAGCCACACTCCAATTCCATAACCTGAAATAGTTATTCAGAATTCGATTTGTTGTGGttctatgaaaatttaaaacaaatgacaaATGTTCTtgtaattctctctctctctctctctctctctctctctctcacatacacacacacacacacacacacacacacacacagctgcagaactgtagctctccgggaaaaaaaatattgcagacCGGAGAGCttcagggccacccattgaaaaaattgtatatttattgcgcagaaaaacgtgcgctagttttcgactgatttaccttatttatacgcaaattctgtgaaaacaattagtaccattaaattcttcatgcaatttactactgatatagcctctttatttgcctcagacCTTCATCGAAACACGCTACAGACCTcagaaaatcaagtatgttgaattaacatcgagatcgagagtcgccatttttacatgtaaacaaagtgcaccacatgaatttacgggactggtgatggtgtttaaaagactatccgaggcaagtgaacagacgatatcagtagttaactgcatgaagaatttaatggtactaattgtttgcACAGAATCTGCTTTTAAATAAGTTAAATCAgtcgaaaactagcgcacgtttttctgcgcaataaatatacaattttttcaatgggtgaccctgtagctctccggtctgtcaatattttttttccctggagagctacagttctgcagctaacaCACACCCACCAACCTCTAACACGGCACTGTAAATCAATCCAGTTTTCTTCCACTTTGCTTTGCAGCTCCAAAAGTCGAGCCCCATTGTTGTTACAGATCACCTGAAGGTTCGTTAAAAAGAACAATTAGCATTGTCTAAGTGACATTCTATGTCAAATGTTTTGAATAGCCATATgctattgtaatatatattttgtataaatgcaCATTTACACTTATCAGATACCAAGCAAACATTGATTAAAAAAGGATTCATAAAAGAAACATTAAAAACGGAGGAACAcattgatgaaaatgtgaatTAAAATTTCCTTGAAGTGCGATTGTGGTATTTACATACATTGTGGTATTTACATACATTCCATGGTGTTTACAGTAAAACAAGGTTATAACAATGGCCAGGGGTGGGCGATTTTGCTTCGTtgtaagcgtaattcgttatatccgttaAGTCTACAACATGTAACAtagtcacggggaatgaaaatcacttcgctgtaagcgtcaattcattataaacgTGTTCGCTTTAACCCGTTTTACTGTAATTGTAAACTAGATAACAGATATACAGCTATGTTTACATCTGCTACGTAGGATTCCCTCTACTTATGAAACTTATAGTCTTGCTCCAAATAAACAACCAGCCGAAACCTACACGCCCTGTTTACTGATTTGTCAAAATCTACTCAAATTCaagtgcatacatgtataggaCACAAGAAGCCGATAACAAAGGCGGTGATCTATTTCTAGCTATTTCATAGCaacatcagaaaaaaaaagcattatAAGGCGTTGCTCCTCCTTGTTATTAGCAATAAAGCAGCTCAATATTGAAAATCTTGCATTCATGATAATATCACCATTTACAATGTCTATTTTACAT encodes:
- the LOC117687970 gene encoding perlucin-like protein, translated to MESGKSQLWFLIIVSLAFTAVSGTNCGKGWVQFGKKCYKFSSYTATFKDAMVICNNNGARLLELQSKVEENWIDLQCRVRGYGFGVWLGLTDLQREGQYVTMSDARRPRYRNWMRGEPNNGNRNEHCAMYWITRSGWNDTVCKGKINFVCKK